One stretch of Caloenas nicobarica isolate bCalNic1 chromosome 4, bCalNic1.hap1, whole genome shotgun sequence DNA includes these proteins:
- the RPL7L1 gene encoding ribosomal protein uL30-like, translated as MAEEEPRRRIPLVPENLLKKRKAYQAIKASQAKQALLSKRKQQKGKQIQFKRLEAFVRDSWRKHRDDVRLRRMEQRPGQTVVPQEHKLAFVVRIADIKGVSRRVKRVIDLLRLRKNFTGTFVKLTPLSLKMLRIVEPYVAWGHPNLKSVRELILKRGQAKIKKKRVPLTDNILIEEHLGSCGIICLEDLIHEIYSAGKYFKKVTKFLWPFHLSVARHASRNKVGFLKEMGKPGCRGEAINQLIRQLN; from the exons ATGGCGGAAGAAGA GCCGAGGCGGCGGATCCCGCTGGTGCCGGAGAACTTGCTGAAGAAGAGGAAGGCCTACCAGGCCATCAAGGCCAGCCAAGCCAAGCAGGCGCTCCTCAGCAAGCGGAAG CAACAGAAGGGGAAACAAATCCAGTTTAAACGCCTTGAGGCTTTTGTTCGAGATTCATGGCGCAAACACCGAGATGACGTCCGTCTGAGGCGCATGGAGCAGAGACCTGGGCAGACAGTTGTACCTCAGGAGCACAAACTGGCCTTTGTTGTGCGGATTGCAGA TATTAAAGGAGTGAGCCGGAGAGTAAAAAGAGTGATTGATTTGCTGCGGCTGAGAAAAAATTTCACTGGAACATTTGTTAAACTGACACCATTATCACTGAAGATGCTGCGGATTGTGGAACCTTATGTGGCGTGGGG acACCCTAATCTGAAATCTGTACGAGAGCTCATCCTGAAACGGGGCCAAGCCAAAATTAAGAAGAAGAGAGTGCCTCTGACAGACAATATACTGATAGAGGAACATTTAG GGAGCTGTGGTATTATTTGCCTGGAAGACCTTATTCATGAAATCTATTCAGCtgggaaatatttcaaaaaagtCACAAAGTTTCTATGGCCATTCCATCTGTCTGTGGCTCGCCATGCTTCACGTAACAAAGTGGGTTTCCTCAAGGAAATGGGTAAGCCCGGCTGCAGAGGTGAAGCAATCAACCAGCTTATACGCCAGCTGAACTAG